The following are encoded together in the Salinibacterium sp. UTAS2018 genome:
- a CDS encoding SDR family oxidoreductase, whose translation MASTLFDLTGRIALVTGSSRGIGRVIAQALAEAGATIVLNGRDEERLAATHADFSAEFGAERVYARAFDVADATAVATAIAEIEASIGAIGVLVNNAGIQHREPMLDLAVEDWNRVISTNLTSAFLVGREVARHMLERGEGKIINIASVQTDLARPTIGPYTVSKGGIRNLTRAMTAEWASGGLQINAIAPGYIHTEMTQALVDDDTFNNWILGRTPAGRWGTPADLGGPAVWLASNGSDYVNGQVIFIDGGMTVVV comes from the coding sequence GTGGCATCCACTCTGTTTGACCTCACCGGGCGTATTGCCCTCGTTACCGGATCCAGCCGAGGAATCGGGCGCGTTATTGCGCAAGCCCTCGCCGAAGCTGGTGCCACGATCGTGCTGAACGGTCGCGATGAAGAGCGGCTCGCCGCAACTCACGCCGACTTCAGCGCCGAGTTTGGGGCCGAACGCGTCTACGCTCGCGCGTTTGACGTAGCGGATGCCACGGCTGTCGCCACCGCAATCGCCGAAATCGAGGCCTCCATCGGTGCGATCGGGGTGCTCGTGAACAACGCGGGCATCCAGCACCGCGAACCAATGCTCGACCTCGCCGTGGAGGACTGGAACCGCGTCATCTCCACCAACCTCACCAGCGCGTTCCTCGTCGGGCGCGAAGTCGCCCGGCACATGCTCGAGCGTGGCGAAGGCAAGATCATCAACATTGCGTCGGTGCAGACCGACCTTGCTCGCCCCACCATCGGGCCGTACACGGTCTCGAAGGGCGGCATCCGCAACCTCACGCGCGCCATGACGGCGGAGTGGGCGAGTGGCGGGCTGCAGATCAATGCGATCGCTCCCGGCTACATCCACACCGAGATGACGCAGGCGCTCGTCGACGACGACACCTTCAATAACTGGATTCTCGGGCGCACGCCTGCCGGTCGCTGGGGAACTCCCGCCGACCTGGGCGGCCCCGCCGTCTGGCTCGCCTCGAATGGATCCGACTACGTCAACGGCCAGGTCATCTTTATCGATGGCGGCATGACGGTCGTCGTCTAA